GCATGGAACATGCGTGCAGCGTGCGGTGAGTGCGCAAAGAGCGTGAGCAGAGAGGGTGTGTGCAGCGCTTGCACAAAGCACACGCTGAGTGTGCACGGTGTGTGTGAAAGAGTGTGCACAAAGCGAGCAGCCGAGCGTGTTCAGAGCATGCGTAAGAGTGAACCCGCAGTGTTGGCACAGGGCACGCGTGGAGCCTGCAGTGAGTGTGCAAAGAGTGCGTGTGGTGCACGTGGGAAGAGCAAGCACCGAGCAGCTGAGCATGCTTGGAGCGTGCACACGCACGCAGGGAGCACACACACCGCACGCCCAGCGACCGTGCGTGCACACGCGTGTGCAAGAGAGCGGTGCCCGCCCGCCGTGGCACACCCCCCGTGCGTGGAGCGGGACACGCACTGGCACACAAGCTCGCCCAAGGGCACACATGCATCAGGCAGTCTGAACAGGGggctccctcctgccccccagctccccagctgcAATGTCCCCCAAATGTGGGCTGGAAGCCCTGGCCCAAGCATTGCCCCTTCGCCACGGTAGGATTTTCTGTGAAAATCCCCCGGTTTTGGGGCACACAACGCTGTCTCTCCCCAGGCCTTCATGGGAAATAGGTTTAGGATGAAAAGCAGAGAGAGGCTGGCCAAGCGAGCCGggccctggggcacctggggtgGGTGCCGGGGCACCCCGGAGCGCTTGGGGTGCACTACTAACCAATAAACTAAACATACTACCCGTCTGGTGGTGGCACCCTTGGGTGTCTTTGTGGGACAGGGGCCCCCCAGGGTGTGGGGACACACGAGAGGTGGCTGACAGCTAAGACCACACAAACCCACTGCACCTGGCTGGCACTCAAACTGGCACTTGAAGTGCTTGTGAGACCTTGGACTGTTCCCTCTGGTACCTACTGATGGTGTCCTCAGCTGAGAGCCCATTTCTTCTTAATTTGTCTTCCTCTGAACATGGCGAAGGAAGAGGGGAATTTATTCTGACTAATTAAATTCATTAACCGCTGGTGTCCCCCACTCCACTGTCTCCGGGTGCTGCCGGTGCCACCGTGGCCGGGCACTCCCACTGCCACAGGATGGCTGAGCTGTTTGTGTTCACCGTCACCTTCCCCCCCTTCGGCATTTCCCGGCCCCCGCATCCGGCTATTGTACCCCCCCATCCGGGAGCCGGATCCAGCCCCGGTGCTGGCAGGGAGGAACCGGGATCTCGGGAGGAAACGGGAAGGCTGGCCAGGGCCGGCATGGCGGGCGGCTGGGAGACAGCACTGGGCCTGGGGCTCTGCCTCGCCGCCCTGCACCACGGAGGTGAGTGCAGCCCATGGGGGCCAAAATCCACTTAACTCTGCCCCCTGCCCCACCCCGGATCTGAGATCATGCCCACTTGGGGCCCCCATTGGCATCCCCCCATCTCCTTGTCACCCCACAGGCTGCCGCTTCCCCAGCGTGGCCACGGCACCCCAAACTCCAGCTGGTAAGGACGCCTGGTGGGTGGGTGATGCAGGTGGGGAGACCCCAGAAAATCCTGTTCCCCCCACCCACAATGTGCCCTGCCTACCACAGTGCTGCGGGACAATTTCCGCCTGCAGCCAGGTGACTTGGTGACCACAGCGGGGCAAACACTGGAGCTGGATTGTGTCCCCCCCTTGGGGTACCCTGAGCCCTACGTTACTTGGAAGAAGGACGGGGTGACCTTGGACTTGGTAGGTGACAGGTACATGGTCACCAAGGGGAAGTTGCAGGTGGCATCAGCGCAGCGGAGCGACTCCGGTCTCTACATCTGTGTGGCGGCCAATGCGGCAGGCAAGAGGGAGAGCCGGGGTGCCCGCGTCTCCGTGCTGGGTAAGCCAAGGGTCTCCCACGGGTGGTGGGCACGTCACACCCAGCCATGGTGCCATGTCCTTGATGTCCCCCTGCAGAGAAGCCAAGCATTGTGCGGCACCCGAGTGATGCCGTGGCGGTGGCTGGCAGCACCGTGGAGCTGGGTTGCAGCACCCGAGGTGACCCAGCGCCACAGGTGCAGTGGCACAAGGAGCGTGGTGACCTGCCCTGGGGCAGGTAGGTGGTGGCAGGGGGGAggtgtcccatccctggcatGAGGGGCTGAGGCTGATGGAGAGCTGCTGACCCGCAGGCACGAGGTGGACCGGGAACACACTTTGCGCCTCTATGCCGTGACGTCCGCCGATGCCGGCACGTACGTGTGTACAGCACAGAGTCAGCTGGGCACCGCCGCTGCCACCACCTTCCTCCATGTGGAGGGTCAGTGGTGGGACCTCCGTGGCCTCCACCATCACAGGCATCTTGGGGTTCATGCAAGGGAATCCATCTAATGGGGTCCATCTAACGGGGTCATCCAAGGGGAGGCTGTCCATGGGGGTCCATCCAAGGgcatccatcatccatcaaaGGAAGGTCCATCCATTTAAGGGGATTCATCAAAGGTGGCACTTCCAAAGGTGGGTCCATCTAAATGCATCCATCCAACAGGATCCATCCAAGGGTTGCATCCAAGAAGGTATATGTAAGGGGATCCATCTAAGGAAATGCATTGAGGTGGGAGTCCTCTTGAAGGGGATTCATTCAAGAGCACCTACCTAAAGGGGATCCAGCCAACCTGGTTCCTCCAAGAGGATCCATTTAAGGGGGTCTATGCAAGGTGGAAGTACATTAAAGGGGGATAGAACTAGAGGTATCCATCCAAAGGGTCCATCTAAGAGGGATATATCACAGGGGTGTATCATGGGGGCccaccccatgtccccaagggggCCCATCCAAAAGGGGTCCATACAAGAGATGTCCATCCAAGACAGGCCCATCAAAGGGTGACTGTCCAAAAGGGTCCATTTGAGTGGGTCCATCCAGGTAGACACCAGCATCTCCATGTACAGGTATCTGAGGTGGGTGTCAGGGGACCTTGGTGCCATTAGTCTTCTTCTGCCTCACAGACCGGCTGGCAACGGGCCAGCAGGAGACTGCACCACGGGACCTGCTGGCTGTGCGGCTGCACCTGGACAACGGCACTGCGCTGCCCACTGCTGCTGTCCAGCTCCGCTGGCAGGTCGGTGTGATGCTCGGCTGCCCCCaggggaggggtgggatgggacacTGCCCCATGTCCCACCTTAACTTGGAATCCTTCCCATCCCCTTCAGATGCTGATGCCGGTGCCTGTGCCTGTGGGCTACACGGTGCTGTACCGCAGCCTATTCCCAGTCACCACCTCCTGGGTCCAACACGACgcaggcagggagctcagcaccATCATCCCTGCACTCCGCAGGGGCTACAAGTACGAGTTCAAGGTACGACCCTACGCTGGAGGGACCCAGGGCTCagacagcaacagcaggcaCCTCTGGATACCCGAGGAAGGTACGCCGTGTGTCCCCAGGGATGCCTGGGTGGAGGATGGGGAGGTCggttgggggtcccaggagtcTTAGCAACCCTGTCCCGGCAGTGCCTAGTGCAGCACCCCAGCACATCACCATCAGCCAGGCTGAGACAGGGAACGGCACCGTGGTCGTGAGCTGGGAGCCACCTCCTCCTGAAGCCCACAATGGTGTCATCCGTGGCTACCAGGTTTGGGGCAATGGGGCAAGGGGGTAGGGCTGGGGTCTTCTGGCCAAGGAGGGTCCATCCAAGGGGATCCATCTAAAAAGGGAGCCTGTCAAAGGTGGGGGTCTATCCAAGGGGGGAACCATCCAAGGAGTGTATCCAGGAGGGGTTTCAACGTGGGAATTCATCCAAGAGGGCCAACCAAGGTGGAGGTCCATCCCAGGGCATCTGTCTATTGGCACCCAAGGGAGTTCATCCAAAGGAGTCCAGCCTAGGGGATTCATCCAAGAGAGTCCATCCAAAGGGGGATCCATCAATGGGGTCCATCCAAGGAGTATTCACCCAAGGAGGTCCATCCTAGGGGCATGCAAGGGAGCCCATCCAAAGGGGTCCTTCCGAGGGGAGTCCATCAAGGATATTCATCTAAGGGGACCCATCCAAGTGAGTCTATCCAAGGGGAATCCATCAACAGGAGTCTATCAAGGGATGTTCATCTGAAGGGGTGCATCCAAGGGGGTGCATCCAAGGGGGTCCCTCCACAGGGGGTCCATTAAAGGGGGGCCATCAAGGCTAATCATCTAAGGGGACACATCCTCTTGGTGCCTGCCAGGTTTGGTCAATGGGTGAGGGCTGGCAGCGCCCCACCAACAGGACAGTGGACGGAGCCACGCGCCGCCTGGAAACCCTCCTCCCACACCCTGGGGCCGAATTCTGTGTCCAGGTGGCAGCTTTCAACAGCGCAGGGCTGGGGGTTCCCAGCAATGCCACGTGTGGTGTCCTGGGTAGGAGACGGAGAGCaaggtggggtgggggtgggggtcaAGGTGGTGACATGAAGTGACATTGATGGGACCCTTGTAGGGCTGacagtggggagcagcagggtggtccaggcactgcagcagcctGCTGTCATCGCAGCCGCTGGTTCCATGCTCTGGTTGGCCTTActggccctcctcctcctcgtctgcCAACGTCGTGCCAGCCAGGACGCCACAGCTCGCCACAGGTGAGAGGCCACGGGGTAGGAGACACAGCAGGTCCCTGGTGTGGTGGGGATTGATGCACTGACAGCACCTCTTGCCCTGCAGGCTGGTGGCTGGTGACTCACCATGGCTTGGTGGGCCCTGGaaacccagctgtgccccccgaaacctcagcagcagcagcctcagcagccgactcctgggcagtgatggcagggacccccacccctccagTGAGCCCCGTGGGGACTGGGATGCCAACCCACTGCcatgggacccccacccctccagTGAGCCCCGTGGGGACTGGGATGCCAACCCACTGCcatgggacccccacccctccagTGAGCACTAGGGTTGGGACCCCCACCTGGTGCCATAGAGCCCCCACTCTCTGCCATGGgactcccatccatcccatgtGATGCCCTTGGATCCCCAGCCAGTTCCATGGAACACTGACCTGCTGCAACAGGACCCCCAGCCTGGGCCTGGGACCCTCAGAGAGTGCTATGGGACCAGCAAAGTGTACCCAAGATCCCCACCCTATGCCTGGGACCCCCAGTGCTATGGGACCCCCACCGTGGTGCCCCCCATtgcctgtctgcaggcagcaaggACTTGAGGACACACAGACCCAAgaacagaggggacaggggacacatgGCCCCATGGGTGCCCTGACCTCTCTtactcttccagccctctccttGGAGCCGCCGAGCTTTGGTCCCCCCACGCCCCCCAACCACAGCAGGCTCCGTGGGGAGCACCCATCACCCCTCAGGGACGTGGGGTGCTGCGGTGGGGGGCACCCCGGGGTGCATACCTcacccagcaccccaaacccagcacctTGGGAGCGTGTGCGCAAGAGAGGTGGGTGTGGGGGGCACGTGGGGGGACATGGAGGACACCAGGGTCATGACCCATGGCTCTGTGTCCGTCATTCCCCACACAGAGCTTCATCAAGTGCACAGCACCCCGGTGCTCACAGCTGGCCCCAGCCACATCCCTGTCACTGGAAGTGGAGGCGAGTGGGGGACAGATTTTGGTCTGGCAGCCAGGCGGCCTCAGCAAAGGGGACATGAGGGTGACACGGTCACTGCCGTGATGGACAGCACAGACCCACAGCTACCAGTCTTCAGCTCTCCAAAACCACGTCGGGGCAGCACTTCACTGGCTTCTGGTGTAACCAGGTCACCGGTGACACCACCGAGGCCACCCCATGCCTGGCACCCGCCAGTGACACGGTGAGTCTGGGTGTCCCCATCCACACAGGTGCCCTGCAACCCCACCCTTTGCTGCAAAACCCAACATATCCCTTGCACCTGCAGGTCCCCGGCCTCCATGTACCCCAGGGACACATCTCTGGTCACCAGGCATCCCAAGGACACATCCCCAGTCACTGGGATCCCCAGGGACACATCTCCACTCATGCGATGCCCCAGGGACACATCCCCAGTCACTGAGAACCCCAGGGATGTGTCACCGGCCACCAGGAACCCCAGGGACATGTCCTTGGTCACTGAGCAACCCAAGGACATGTTCCTGGCCAGCAGGCATCCTAAGGAGGTGTCCTCagtccccaggacccccagggacaTGTCACCAGCCACCAGGCACCACAAGAACCCATCACCAGCAACCAAGCACCAGAGGGACACAGTCTTGGCCACCAGGCACCCTGAGGACACCTCCCTGGTCACTAGGTGCCCCAGAGACCCATTACCAGTGGCCAAGTGCCAGAGGGACATGTCACTGTCCACCAGGCACCCCAAGGACATGTCCCCAGCCAGCAGACACCCAAAGGACACATCCCCAGGCACAAGGCTCCCCCAGGAGATGTCCCCAGGCACAAGGCTCCCCAAGGAGATGTCCCCAGCCACCCGGCACTGCAGGGACAAGTTCCTGGCCTCCAGGTATGCCAAGGACATGTCCCCAGCCAACAGGTACCCCAGGGCACCATCGTGCCCTTGACCACGCACCCAAGGCACATGTTCTTGTGCAGCAGGTACCCTGAAAACATGTCACCAGCCTTGAGGCATCCCAAAGACACATTGCCAGCCACTGGGTGCCCCAGGGACACATCTCCAGTCACCAGGCACCCTGAGGAGATGTCACCAGTCTCCGAGCACCGCAGGGACAACTTCTTGGGCACCAGGTACTCTAAGGACATGTGTCAGGCCACCAGGAGCCCCAGGGATCCATCACTGGTGACCATGCACACAAGGGACATGTCCCTGTGCAGCAGGTACCCTGAAAACGTGTCACCAGCAGTAAGGCATCCGAAGGACACATCTCCAGCCACCAGACATCCCAAGGACGCATCTCCAGCCACCAGACATTCCAAGGACACATCTCCAGCCACCAGACATCCCAAGGACGCATCTCCAGCCACCAGACATCCCGAAGAGGTGTCCCcagtcactggtcaccagaagGACATATTCTTGGGCACCAGGTACCCCAAGGACATGTCCCCAGCCACCAGCCACACCAGGAACAGGTCACTGGAGACCAGTCACCCAAGGGACATATTCCTGGCTACCAGGTACCCCAAGGACACGTCCCCGACCACCGGGCGCCTCTCGCCAGCCTTCAGTGACGGGGTCCTCACACAACAGCAGGTGGCTGAGGTCCTGGAGATGGACCAGGACACTACCTGCTGCAGGTATTCCCTATCCCCCTGGGACTCCCCCGTGATGGCAGCATCCCCTGGTGCCAGCGGTACCCCCACTGTGTTCCCCACAGACCCCCAGCACCAACCACACCACGGTCTTTCTCACCGCTGCACACCTATGGCTATATCTATGGGCCAACAGCCTCTGAGCtaggtgaggaggaggaggaagaggaggaggaagaagaggatgaggaggaagagcGTACAGCAACGAGGGGCTCGCCAGGAGGGTCGCTGCTGAACGGCTGGGGGTCTGTCTCAGAGGACAACTTTGCCAGTGCCCGCTGCAGCTTGGTGAGCTCCTGTGACGGCTCCTTCCTCCTGGACGCCAGCTTTGCCCGGGCACTGGCCGTGGCTGTTGATGGCCTCTGCTGCAGCCTTGAGGACACCGACGGGGATTATGGGGGTGAGTGAAGGGTCCCTAGACCCATTCTCTGACCCTGAGCATCATCAGCTCCCCGAGGAAGACAGCTCCATCATGACACCATGGCGATGCCACTATCTGTTGCCTTCTTCCCTGCAGGTCCCTCACCTCCACCATCACCCTTGGAGCAGGTCTTCCCACCCAGAGTCCCCACCACCACCTGGGACTGGTGGAAAGTGCTGGAGGTCCCACAGAGAATCAGGACAGAGGTAGCCATGAACGGTAGCTCACAGAATGGTGCGTAGTGCCCCAATGCCAGGGTGGTGGCCACTGGGGGTGGTGAGGAGTGTCATCTGTTGCAGGGTGTtggaaaatgtttcctttgctttccaggtGGCCAGGGGTCAGGGATTGGCAGCCCCTGGGCCAGGGAAGGTGGTGAcctggggacaggagggacaggagcgTGGCAGTCCCCAGGGCGCAGGACACAGCAAGGCCAGAGTCCCCTTGGCTCATCTAAAATCCAGCTTTATTAGGCGGTTCCCCAAACAGGGGCTCTTTACTAGGAAAAGCCACCCACAAAGGGTGGGTGGCACAaaggtgggtgggtgggtgtccCTCCTTATTCAGCGTTCTTGTCCTTCCCAAGTGTCCTTCCTCTtccacagtgtccccatccctcctcagtgtccccaccccctcccaaaTTCCTCATTCCTCCCCAGCATCCTCATCCTCCCCAAGAGTCTGCATCCCCTCTAAGtgtccttgtccttcctcagtgtcctcctccttccccagcatCCTCATCCCCACTAACTATCCTAGTCCAGCCCAGGCACTGTTGTCCACTCCAAATGTCCTTGTCTTTCCCTAGGGTTCTTGACCCCCTgaccatccccatccctgctgaTCATTTCCATTCCTTCCAACTGTCCTTGTGCTTTCCGATAGTTCGTGTCCTTCCTCAGCATCCTTGTCCCACCTTGATCACCCCTGTCTCTCCCAAGTGTTCTCATCCTTCCCAAGCCACCTGAGTGGCCTTGTGCTCCCTCCGAGTCTCCTTGTCCCTCCTAATCATCCTCATTCCCAGGGTTCTCAGCCCTCCTGAGCGTCTTCTTCCTTCACCAGTTGTTTTGTTCCCCATGCCAAGTGTCCTTGTCCTTCCCCActgtcctcatccccctcaTCCCCACTGCAACCATCCTCCTTGTCCCTTACCGCTGTCCTTGTCCCTCCCAAGCAATCTCGTTTTTCCCAAGTGTCCTCTTCCCCCCAGCAATCCTCAGCCCCTGGAAATCCTTGTCCTTCCTGTGTGTCCTCTTCCCTCCAGGCATCCTTGTCCCCCAGCCTTCCTTGTCCTTCACCAGCACCTTCATCCATCTGCCGTGTCCTTGTCCCCCAaacctgtccccatccctttcAACCACCTCATCCCTCCCAGACATCCTTGTCCTTTCCCAGTATTCTTGTTCCTCCCAACCATCCTTGTCTCCAGGATCCTTGCCCCACTTAAGCATCCTCCTCATCCCTCCCCAGAGTCCTCACCCCTCTTCAGCATTCTCATCTATCCCAACTGTTTCTGTCCCCAGGGTTCACATCCTTCCCCGAGCATCTTCCTTGTCCCTCCTGAGCATCCTTGTTCCTCCCCAGGGTCCTCATTCCTTGTGACCACCTTTGCCCCACCCCAagcatccctgtcccccctcacGCCGATGCCCACTGGCCGCGAGCTCTGTGCAACCTATTTCCATAGAGCCACTCAGAAATTAAAGAACATCCCTCCACGTCCCCTGTGTTCCCATCCCCATGTTCCCAACTCCGTCTCCGACTCGCCCTCCCTTCTATCGCTTCTCCTGCGGCGGGCAGGGAAACGGGGCCCCTGGGCGGCGGCAGTGGCCGGTCCCTTCGCCGCGGTCCCCCGGCGTCCGGCTGCGCCCCGAGCCGTGGCcgcgggagctgctggagccgcgGGACGAGATGCTGCCCGTGGTGGAGCAGCTGCCAGACACCTGCCCGCGGGGCAGGCAGGAGGGTTTGCTGTAGGGGATGACCTCATCTGCAGGGGAGGGGACAAGGTTGGGGCTCGGCAGTGACACCCCAGCCCTTTTGTCGCGCGATGGGTGGCTCGGGCTTACCGCCGCGGGGCGGGCGATGGGTGACCCTGCGCTCAGTCCCCCTTGGCTCCAGCTCCGGAGAGGGGCCGGGGGTCTCGCctggcggcggcagcggcggcggcggcaggtcTGcggcagagggagaggagagggctgagctcccctgagcctcctgaaCTCCCTGTTTTTTCCTCCCACTCACCTCCCATCTGCTTTTCCCGGCGGTAGCGGCTGCATTTGGGCTTCAGGCGACTTTTGGAGATCACCCCGCGGGTTTTCCCTGGGTGGGGGATGGCAGCGTCAGCCCCCCCGATAGCCAGTGAGGCTCCCACCCACCCAAACTGGCCCCTCAGGGctcacctgtgccaggagggcagcGGGCTCGGGGTGGATGGCCCTCACTGGCATCCGGAGTCACCGAGGGACTGGGTGCCTGTGGGGGGGTGCTGACGCCATGGGGGGGTCTCCTGGCAAAGAGGGGGGTGGAGTGAAGCCAGGGTGGGGGGAGCGGGATGGGGGCTCAGCGGCCACCACAGTGCTGGCACAAAGCTGTGCCAGAGCCAGGAAAAGCCATGTGGTATTGTCACAGCTGGATGGCACTGGTGTAGGTGGGCTGAAGCGTCACAGCTGGATAGAAGTGCCACAGCTGGATCACAGCCACACAGCTGGGCTGGCAAAGGGGAGCAGCAATGGCACAGCTAGGGTGGGGACCACAGCCTGGCAAGGTTGTGATAGCATGGCTGGCCTGCAATGGCACATCTGGAGCACAACTGGATAGAGGCTGCTCAGCTGGATTGCAGCCACACAGCTGGATTTCAGTGGCACAGCTGGATCACCACACATCTGGATTGCAAGCACACTGGCAGATTGCAGCTGCACAgctaaaccatgacacagcTAGGTCATGGCACAACTGAATTGCAACCATGCAGCTTGATTGCAGCTGCACAGCTGGGTCATAGCACAGCTGGATTGCAGCCAGACATCTAGactgcagctgcacagctggatgcagtgACATGCCAGCATTGTGATGGCACAGGCGGATCATGGCAGAGCTGGGTCACAACAGCACAGCTGGATGATGATGGCCCACCTGTCCAGTGATGATGCAGCTGTATTGCAACACCCCAGTCAGCCCATGGTGTCATGGATGCGTCATGACAGCACGGTCAGAGCACAGCTGGAGAGGAGGGGGGGATGGTGGCACCATGGATGGATCACAAAGAGACACCTGGACCATGGTGGGACATCTGGACTCCATTGGGGCATCCAGACCCCAATGGTATGGCCAGACCATGGTGGCACAGCAGGACCAGGTCATGGTAATGTGGCTGGATTGTGATGGGACACCCAGACCATGGTGGGACATCCAGGCCCTGATCCAGAGTCCAGTGGCAAGGCCAGACTATGGTGGAACAGCGGAACTGGATCATGAATACATGACTGGGCATGACATCCAGACCTCACTGGGACACCTGGGCCTCGGACGACACATCTGGACCTCCATGGCATGGCTGGACCATGAGAGCATGGCAGAGCCAAATAGTGACAAAATGGCTGGGCTGTGATGGAACATCTGGACCGTGGTGGGGCATCTTGACCCCAACAGAACATCTGGACCCCAATGAGACACCTGGACCCTAATGACACTGTTGGACCACGATGGCATGGCAGAGCTGGGTAGTGACAACATGGCTGAATTGCGATGGAACACCCAGGCCATGGTGGGACATCTGGACCTCGATGGGACATCTGGACCCCAATGGGACATCCAGACCCCAATGGCACGGCCATACCAAGCAAGGCCCATCTCCTACCGGGGCAGGAGGGAGTTATCGAAGTCGCGGAGGCGAGGAATGTCCTCCGTGGTGCGAGGTGACGGTGTCAGCGTGGCGGTGGAACGGCAGCCAGAGGAGATGGTGGGTGAGGATGCAGCAGTGGCACAGGGGATGTCCTCACCAGGGTACCACACCTCCATCCCCAGCCTGCAGGGTGGAAACCACAGGGTAGGTGCTGGGGGCAGCACTCCCAGCCCCCAAGCCCTCACACTCACCCTCCAGCtgcctcttcatcctcctcttcctcctccttctcctcctcctgggtGCACTGGCTGAGCTCACTGGCTGAGGGCGGCGggggcagcagctctgtccagCTCACCACCGGCGGTTTCACTGCTTGCCCCAGCTTGGCTTTGGCCCCTGTGCCAaggagggatgctgggggggctgtggggagggcaCCGCACCACAAGCACCCATGCGTGCCCCCACCCATCCGACCACCCTACCGTGCTCAGCCCGGCCacggggcacctggggggctgcAGCATCCATGGGCTGAGAACCACCCCCAGGATAGGAGGTCCCATACTGTGAGAAGGGACGGGGGAAGGTGCAGAGCTCCTCACTGTCAACCTCGATGGTGCTGTAAACCGGCCCCTCACCAGCCCCTGCTCCAAACTGCTCCGTCTGGGCGATGTAACGGGTGATGCCGGCATCTGCGGAGGGCGACCAGCATCATCAGGGTTGGTTGTGACCCCCCTCAATCAGAGCCACCCAGCCCCATGCTGGCCCCTCACCATTGTAGTATCTCTCAGTGGTCCCCAAGCAACCGGCAGCACTGGCTGTGCCGCCACCACGCCACGCATCCACCAGCCACGGGTAACCACCGCCGGCAGCTGCCCTGcaaggggagggggtgggggaatGCTGGTGGTCagccctgggggtcctggggagggcaggggatgCCAGGGGGGTTACCTGGGGCTGCTGCGCACTGGAGCCGGGAAGGCGACTGTGGAGAGAGACGGGGGTGAGGGCAGCGAGAGGCCATACTGGGACCCCGCAGCACCTACAGGCTTACCAGTGGGTGTGTAGGCAAAGGATGCTGTAAAGAGAGGGATGGTGGGTGGCTGATGGGTGATGGGTGAGGGGTGAGAGGTCCCAGGGGTAGCACCCCCCTGTACCAGTGAAGTGGCTGAGCTCCTTCTTCCTCCGGCGGCGGCTGTAGAGCCAAGCAGCAAAGGCAGCGAGAACGACCCAGCAAGCACCACCAACACCAGCGATGAAGGCTGGCTGCCTGGCTACCtctgctaaatgctcagccaaGCTGCTCCCACCTGCTGGCCCCACATCTTGCTCCACCAGGGGGGCTGCAAGTGACACGGGAAAGAGGGACACACCGGCGGGGTGCCAAGGAGCCatccccagcactgcagtgggTGACCCCATCATGCCCCACCCATGGGTGCAAGTTGTGACAATGAGGGTCTCACCAATGTGGATGGGAACAGGGGCGCTGCGGGCACCCACACctgcactggtggcagcagcaacttCAGCACGGTAAGGGACCCCGGGGACAAGCCCCCGCAACTCTGTCGCCAGCACCGTCCCCTCCACGCTCTGGTTGATGTGGAAGCGGCTCTCATTGCCCAAGCACCAAATCtggtggggagcaggaggaaaagATGGGGAACACCCATAAGGACACCACGACATGGTGGACAGAGTGGACCTGCCacatccctgctgctgtccacccttaCCCGGTAATCACGGATGACACCATTCTGCTCTGCCAGCGGTGGTGGCTGCCACGAGATGCGGACACTGGTACCATTCCCAGCCACGCTGACAGCTCGTGGTGGGGCACTGGGGGCTGCCAGTGGAGGACACATGGGGTACCACCTCCAGGTTGTCCCCAGGGACCCACACTGTCCCCTCCATCCCTACACTCACCTGCTTCAGGAGTGCGCAGAGCACGCACAGCACTGTCGGGACCATG
This is a stretch of genomic DNA from Aphelocoma coerulescens isolate FSJ_1873_10779 chromosome 24, UR_Acoe_1.0, whole genome shotgun sequence. It encodes these proteins:
- the ROBO4 gene encoding roundabout homolog 4 yields the protein MAGGWETALGLGLCLAALHHGGCRFPSVATAPQTPAVLRDNFRLQPGDLVTTAGQTLELDCVPPLGYPEPYVTWKKDGVTLDLVGDRYMVTKGKLQVASAQRSDSGLYICVAANAAGKRESRGARVSVLEKPSIVRHPSDAVAVAGSTVELGCSTRGDPAPQVQWHKERGDLPWGRHEVDREHTLRLYAVTSADAGTYVCTAQSQLGTAAATTFLHVEDRLATGQQETAPRDLLAVRLHLDNGTALPTAAVQLRWQMLMPVPVPVGYTVLYRSLFPVTTSWVQHDAGRELSTIIPALRRGYKYEFKVRPYAGGTQGSDSNSRHLWIPEEVPSAAPQHITISQAETGNGTVVVSWEPPPPEAHNGVIRGYQVWSMGEGWQRPTNRTVDGATRRLETLLPHPGAEFCVQVAAFNSAGLGVPSNATCGVLGLTVGSSRVVQALQQPAVIAAAGSMLWLALLALLLLVCQRRASQDATARHRLVAGDSPWLGGPWKPSCAPRNLSSSSLSSRLLGSDGRDPHPSTLSLEPPSFGPPTPPNHSRLRGEHPSPLRDVGCCGGGHPGVHTSPSTPNPAPWERVRKRELHQVHSTPVLTAGPSHIPVTGSGGEWGTDFGLAARRPQQRGHEGDTVTAVMDSTDPQLPVFSSPKPRRGSTSLASGVTRSPVTPPRPPHAWHPPVTRSPASMYPRDTSLVTRHPKDTSPVTGIPRDTSPLMRCPRDTSPVTENPRDVSPATRNPRDMSLVTEQPKDMFLASRHPKEVSSVPRTPRDMSPATRHHKNPSPATKHQRDTVLATRHPEDTSLVTRCPRDPLPVAKCQRDMSLSTRHPKDMSPASRHPKDTSPATRHCRDKFLASSRYPENMSPALRHPKDTLPATGCPRDTSPVTRHPEEMSPVSEHRRDNFLGTSRYPENVSPAVRHPKDTSPATRHPKDASPATRHSKDTSPATRHPKDASPATRHPEEVSPVTGHQKDIFLGTRYPKDTSPTTGRLSPAFSDGVLTQQQVAEVLEMDQDTTCCRPPAPTTPRSFSPLHTYGYIYGPTASELGEEEEEEEEEEEDEEEERTATRGSPGGSLLNGWGSVSEDNFASARCSLVSSCDGSFLLDASFARALAVAVDGLCCSLEDTDGDYGGPSPPPSPLEQVFPPRVPTTTWDWWKVLEVPQRIRTEVAMNGSSQNGGQGSGIGSPWAREGGDLGTGGTGAWQSPGRRTQQGQSPLGSSKIQLY